One window of the Podospora pseudocomata strain CBS 415.72m chromosome 7, whole genome shotgun sequence genome contains the following:
- a CDS encoding hypothetical protein (COG:S; EggNog:ENOG503NWCV), protein MSSIKIERDTVQHTITDAAKSVSKKDVGFVGSTAAAIAEAAHGDLPGTTGKHPISAVVGTALTGGRKNAGTKGYLAAYLRQLETNPLRTKMLTAGTLAGAQELIASWLAKDRNKHGNYFTSRVPKMATYGALVSAPLGHFLIWLLQKTFSGRTSLRAKILQILVSNLIIAPIQNTVYLVAMALIAGAKNFHQVKATVKVGFWKVMKVSWITSPLCLAFAQKFLPEHTWLPFFNLVSFIIGTYINTITKKKRLAALRKKHFGEGRAPGPSGAPSTLGRPEDYPPLGPNPPY, encoded by the exons ATGTCGTCCATCAAGATTGAGCGGGACACCGTTCagcacaccatcaccgaTGCCGCCAAGAGCGTGAGCAAGAAGGATGTTGGCTTCGTGGgcagcaccgccgccgccatcgccgaggCTGCCCACGGCGACCTTCCCGGCACCACTGGAAAGCATCCCATCTCGGCCGTCGTCGGTACTGCCCTCACCGGCGGCAGAAAGAATGCCGGGACAAAGGGTTACCTCGCTGCCTACCTCCGCCAACTAGAGACCAACCCTCTGCGGACCAAGATGCTCACGGCCGGCACGCTCGCTGGCGCTCAGGAGTTGATCGCATCATGGCTGGCCAAGGACCGCAACAAGCATGGCAACTACTTCACATCCCGCGTGCCCAAGATGGCCACCTATGGCGCACTTGTCAGCGCTCCCCTCGGCCACTTTTTGATCTGGCTCTTGCAGAAGACCTTCAGCGGCCGTACCAGCCTGCGTGCCAAGATCTTGCAGATTCTCGTCAGCAATTTGATT ATTGCCCCCATCCAAAACACCGTCTACCTCGTCGCCATGGCCTTGATCGCAGGTGCCAAGAACTTCCACCAAGTAAAGGCCACGGTCAAGGTTGGCTTCTGGAAGGTGATGAAGGTGAGCTGGATCACCTCGCCTCTCTGCCTGGCCTTTGCCCAGAAGTTCCTGCCCGAGCACACATGGttgcccttcttcaaccttgtgtccttcatcatcggcacctacatcaacaccatcaccaagaagaagcgccTGGCGGCCCTCCGCAAGAAGCACTTTGGTGAGGGCCGCGCTCCCGGCCCCAGCGGTGCCCCCTCGACTCTGGGCCGCCCTGAGGATTACCCCCCTCTcggccccaaccccccttaCTAA
- a CDS encoding hypothetical protein (COG:S; EggNog:ENOG503P1SS), whose amino-acid sequence MADTEQAKAAVNTDESTTQTSSPQPTTLTANDDASSTATTSSLPPLSPTEFKIYNRLAEQMKYFHDHFVGMWTILYTACVNSRRPQNMSLKQFLDEGLRLVRYLESHHSIEETHLYPILAKKMPQFKAGKSNKLLRQHELIHEGMDQLHEYILMCKSREVDLELSVLKEKMDTWGEVLMKHLDDEVKELEAETMRKYWTLEEMRAIPI is encoded by the exons ATGGCAGACACAGAGCAAGCAAAGGCTGCTGTGAATACAGATGAATCAACCACTCAGACTTCATCTCCCCAGCCAACCACTCTTACTGCCAATGACGATGCGTCGTCCACTGCAACAACTTCGTCACTGCCGCCACTGTCACCAACCGAGTTCAAAATCTACAACCGCTTAGCTGAACAAATGAAGTACTTT CACGACCACTTTGTAGGAATGTGGACAATCCTCTACACAGCCTGCGTCAACTCCCGCCGCCCCCAAAACATGTCCCTCAAGCAGTTCCTCGACGAGGGCCTCCGGCTGGTCCGCTACCTCGAGTCTCACCACTCCATCGAGGAGACCCACCTCTACCCCATTCTGGCCAAGAAGATGCCCCAGTTCAAGGCCGGCAAGAGCAACAAGCTGCTGAGGCAGCACGAGCTGATCCACGAGGGGATGGACCAGCTGCACGAGTACATCCTCATGTGCAAGAGCCGTGAGGTTGACTTGGAGCTGTCGGTCCTCAAGGAAAAGATGGACAcctggggggaggtgctgaTGAAGCATCTGGAtgacgaggtcaaggagctggaggcggagACGATGAGGAAGTACTGGAcgttggaggagatgagggcgATTCCTATCTGA
- a CDS encoding hypothetical protein (EggNog:ENOG503P4QD), whose protein sequence is MSTTPPSKPPPGFSGPPQQQQSPPYGDNDDEGKGKQRVLPRNLALSNYDPQAVPVRPHDMSIPLSSLTAYQLRPPVRLSRAWRPNCHHSVMSTLYQVNERFKCDNCKRSHPFGWLYRCVMDREPLIIGIKELGFQIAFDQLGHNFSQQMTLGKHGADARTEKYSFLDEISQEQLWNYTPEELKEILAQRDHILDVITNERLRDQDFNNQYGFKYPDDDRPWMPDPKYECQHKVCHRCHPIGRQKSWVSLDGVLNGDIPPTVATGYSFSQVKMRPCVDVETVKNLGCRPVPLPRGHKARAPVTSSSSSVSPNEIIDDHVMTESTGMVYDQDTGDLIASISTFGPPVLASPPITAEPVFSVDLDGLWTRITAPGYTTSVKDDDTESETDLSSSFEHAEHNKTDAEEANGMDIFGSEPLEVIEGVALTEEAVEFGTADIVVTTTANGVADTTGLTTPTLGVPPGLSPSSGMSNEQ, encoded by the exons ATGAGCaccacacccccatcaaaaccacccccgGGCTTCTCAGgcccaccacaacaacagcagagTCCACCTTATggtgataatgatgatgagggaaaggggaagcAGAGAGTTTTGCCTCGTAACCTCGCGCTGTCAAATTACGATCCCCAGGCCGTGCCCGTACGTCCGCACGATATGAGCATCCCACTCTCAAGCCTCACAGCCTACCAGCTCAGACCTCCAGTTCGACTTTCCCGCGCCTGGAGGCCAAACTGCCACCATTCCGTCATGTCAACACTGTACCAGGTCAACGAGCGATTCAAGTGCGATAACTGCAAGAGGTCTCACCCATTTGGGTGGCTGTATCGCTGTGTCATGGACCGAGAACCTCTGATTATTGGGATAAAAGAACTCGGTTTCCAG ATTGCCTTTGATCAACTGGGCCACAACTTTTCCCAGCAAATGACACTCGGCAAACACGGCGCAGACGCACGAACCGAAAAGTACAGCTTCTTGGACGAAATATCACAGGAGCAACTCTGGAACTACACTCCAGAAGAGTTGAAGGAGATTCTCGCCCAACGCGACCACATCCTGGACGTGATAACTAACGAGCGTCTTCGGGACCAGGACTTCAACAATCAGTACGGGTTCAAATACCCCGATGATGACCGTCCTTGGATGCCGGACCCCAAGTATGAGTGTCAGCACAAAGTCTGTCACAGATGCCACCCTATCGGTAGACAAAAGTCTTGGGTTAGTCTGGATGGTGTTCTGAACGGAGATATACCTCCCACTGTAGCCACTGGGTATTCGTTCAGCCAAGTGAAAATGAGGCCATGTGTCGATGTGGAGACTGTAAAGAACTTGGGATGTCGGCCTGTTCCACTG CCCCGTGGCCACAAAGCCCGTGCCCCTgtcacttcttcttcttcttcggtcTCACCCAACGAGATCATTGATGACCACGTCATGACGGAATCGACAGGCATGGTTTACGATCAGGATACCGGGGATCTGATTGCCTCCATCTCGACTTTTGGCCCTCCGGTACTAGCCTCGCCACCAATAACAGCCGAGCCAGTCTTCTCCGTCGACTTGGATGGCCTATGGACTCGTATCACGGCCCCGGGCTACACCACTTCCGTCAAGGATGACGATACCGAATCTGAGACTGATCTGTCCTCATCCTTTGAACACGCCGAGCACAACAAAACAGATGCGGAAGAGGCCAATGGGATGGACATCTTTGGATCTGAACCTTTGGAGGTTATCGAGGGGGTGGCCTTGaccgaggaggctgttgagtTCGGGACTGCAGACATTGTTgtcacaacaacagccaatGGCGTTGCAGATACTACAGGGCTGACAACCCCCACTCTGGGGGTACCCCCGGGTTTGAGCCCCAGTTCAGGAATGTCCAACGAGCAGTAA
- the dot2 gene encoding ESCRT II complex subunit Dot2 (COG:U; EggNog:ENOG503NTWB; BUSCO:EOG0926477X), protein MSRKGVGLAAFDRSRLTSASYANHGTALRTTNAQALETQLSVFRSLLQQFAQQHGKEIRSNPSFRAQFARMCTAIGVDFLAASASHEGSGGKGGESSIWGQLLGRTVNDFYFELAVKVVEVCSDRRGENGGLIEVRKVRELLQVRQEKQMGGPGQKEGGGLTEDDVLRAVGTLKPLGSAYSIVRVGSKPYIRSVPKELNTDQSAVLEAVQVLGYVSVSMLMVNLKWARARAKTAVEDLVGEGMLWVDKQAGGEWDYWSPGFMLEGQDGGGFEG, encoded by the coding sequence ATGTCCCGCAAAGGCGTCGGCCTCGCCGCCTTTGATCGCTCCCGcctcacctcggcctcgtACGCAAACCACGGCACCGCCCTCCGCACCACCAACGCCCAAGCCCTCGAAACTCAGCTCTCCGTCTTTcgctccctcctccagcagtTTGCACAGCAACACGGCAAAGAAATCCGCTCCAACCCCTCTTTCCGCGCCCAGTTTGCCCGGATGTGCACCGCCATCGGGGTGGACTTTCTGGCCGCCTCGGCCAGCCACGAAGGCAgcgggggaaagggaggggagagcTCCATCTGGGGCCAGCTGCTAGGGAGGACGGTGAACGACTTTTACTTTGAGCTCGCGGTGaaagtggtggaggtttgCTCTGacaggaggggggagaacgGGGGGTTGATtgaggtgaggaaggtgagggagcTGCTGCAGGTGAGGCAGGAGAAGCAGATGGGCGGTCCGGGgcagaaggaagggggggggttgacggaGGATGATGTACTGCGGGCGGTAGGGACGCTCAAGCCGTTGGGTTCGGCGTACTCGATTGTGAGGGTGGGGTCGAAGCCGTATATTCGGTCGGTGCCGAAGGAGCTGAATACGGATCAGAGTGCTGTGTTGGAGGCGGTGCAGGTGCTGGGGTATGTGTCGGTTtcgatgttgatggtgaaTTTGAAgtgggcgagggcgagggccaaaacggcggtggaggatttggtcggggaggggatgCTGTGGGTTGATAAGCAGGCTGGGGGTGAGTGGGATTACTGGAGTCCTGGATTTATGCTGGAGGGGCAggacggtggtgggtttgaggggtga